A stretch of the Desulfobacter sp. genome encodes the following:
- the flgA gene encoding flagellar basal body P-ring formation protein FlgA, producing MHIVIEEFSQVKGDQIFLKDIASIQAKPYIREVLETVSLGRSPKPGMMKVLTRARVLSHLRGHPALPKDISVACPDKIYVKQRFQVLEKADIRARVDLFLSDYFTDKAYEIKKLRIQKTGVYPAGELTMDCSSERAVDKNGNLSLSIAVWVDGKEVDSIRIRGKIAVYQKVVCAARHLEKGHPLAQTDVVLVKKDMFSLRGEAVRDVMAMSGQVLKIDVMKHTPIKEDWLVPLPLIRKGEVIVLVARSDHMRIVTSGIAKEDGFKDKMMKVENLGSGKILRGLVREGSTVEVIY from the coding sequence TTGCATATTGTAATTGAAGAGTTCAGCCAGGTAAAAGGAGACCAGATTTTTTTAAAGGATATTGCCAGTATCCAGGCCAAGCCCTATATCAGGGAGGTTTTAGAAACCGTATCATTGGGAAGATCTCCAAAACCAGGTATGATGAAGGTGTTAACCCGGGCCCGTGTGCTTTCCCATTTAAGAGGGCATCCTGCACTGCCAAAGGATATATCTGTGGCCTGCCCGGATAAAATTTATGTCAAGCAGCGGTTTCAGGTGCTTGAAAAGGCCGATATTCGTGCCCGGGTGGATCTTTTTTTGTCTGATTATTTTACGGACAAAGCGTATGAGATCAAAAAGCTTCGGATTCAAAAAACAGGGGTCTATCCTGCTGGGGAATTGACCATGGACTGCTCATCTGAACGGGCTGTGGATAAAAATGGAAATCTGAGCCTGTCCATTGCTGTTTGGGTGGATGGCAAAGAGGTGGACTCCATTCGCATCAGAGGGAAAATTGCTGTTTACCAGAAAGTTGTCTGTGCCGCCAGGCATCTTGAAAAGGGTCACCCCCTTGCACAAACCGATGTGGTGCTGGTCAAAAAAGATATGTTCAGTCTCAGAGGAGAGGCTGTAAGAGATGTTATGGCAATGTCCGGTCAGGTTTTGAAAATCGATGTGATGAAACATACACCCATTAAAGAGGATTGGCTTGTGCCGTTGCCCTTAATCCGGAAAGGAGAGGTCATCGTGCTGGTGGCCAGATCCGATCATATGAGGATTGTCACTTCAGGCATTGCCAAAGAAGACGGGTTTAAGGATAAAATGATGAAAGTTGAGAACCTGGGATCCGGGAAAATCCTCCGGGGACTGGTCAGGGAAGGATCAACCGTTGAAGTTATTTATTAA
- a CDS encoding flagellar basal body L-ring protein FlgH, with translation MTSGLKSIKQGLILVLICFMGVGCTTSGKSDMAVLPSGDAGQTAPSIPPDYSAGRAAEGSLWNESRGSMFEDTRANHVGDTVIVDIVENSSSKMDVNTESSRKSAMNVGTPTINVLGYETALGGRGTPSLIGTSFDNSFAGEAESDRAGQVTASISARVVEVLPNGNLSLFGRRAMKVDNEVQYITVSGVIRPQDISATNRVQSTSLADSRIEYYGKGALSDKQKPGWGTRIIDNIWPW, from the coding sequence ATGACATCCGGGCTTAAAAGTATAAAACAGGGATTGATACTGGTATTGATCTGTTTTATGGGCGTGGGGTGTACGACCTCGGGCAAATCCGACATGGCCGTGCTTCCCAGTGGGGATGCAGGTCAGACCGCCCCTTCCATTCCGCCTGATTATTCCGCCGGTCGTGCAGCAGAAGGCTCTTTGTGGAACGAAAGCCGTGGGTCCATGTTTGAGGATACAAGGGCCAATCATGTCGGCGATACCGTAATTGTTGATATTGTAGAAAATTCCAGCTCCAAGATGGATGTTAACACAGAGTCTTCAAGAAAAAGCGCCATGAACGTGGGAACGCCCACGATAAACGTTCTGGGATATGAAACCGCCCTTGGCGGAAGGGGAACCCCTTCTCTTATCGGCACAAGTTTTGATAATTCGTTTGCAGGCGAAGCTGAAAGCGACAGGGCCGGCCAGGTGACAGCCTCCATTTCCGCCCGGGTGGTTGAGGTGTTGCCCAACGGTAATTTAAGCCTGTTCGGAAGAAGGGCCATGAAAGTGGATAATGAAGTTCAGTATATCACTGTGTCAGGGGTGATAAGGCCCCAGGATATTTCTGCAACCAATAGGGTTCAGTCAACCTCTCTTGCGGATTCAAGGATAGAGTATTATGGAAAAGGCGCCTTGTCAGACAAGCAAAAGCCTGGATGGGGAACCCGAATCATTGATAATATTTGGCCCTGGTAA
- a CDS encoding flagellar basal body P-ring protein FlgI, with the protein MEFKKRSIKILIFLVLAVWVSPFSLEAARIKDLAAIKGIRSNQLTGYGLVVGLNGTGDKDKVSFTRQSLVNMMKKINIHDAGGQLKVKNVASVMVTAEIEPFARIGDRMDVTVSSLGDAKSLKGGTLLMSPLKGVDGQVYGLAQGAVSLAIPSGAGDRDSHLLVARVVDGATVEREIPFKLDGKHHLILFLFRPDFTTARRMADTINITVGKGSAQLIDASALRLKIPEKMRKAWVAEFIADIETLSVVPDAPARVVINEKTGTVVIGSDVTISSVAVAHGDLSVTINPQGGADEEPQEDRVMMLEENSTIGELVRGLNALGVKPRDLISILEGIKVAGALQAELEIL; encoded by the coding sequence ATGGAATTTAAAAAACGCAGTATCAAAATATTGATTTTTCTGGTTTTGGCGGTTTGGGTATCTCCTTTTTCCCTTGAGGCGGCCAGGATAAAAGATCTTGCCGCAATCAAGGGTATACGCTCAAATCAATTGACCGGGTACGGCCTTGTGGTCGGGCTCAACGGCACAGGGGATAAAGACAAGGTCAGTTTTACACGCCAGTCTCTGGTCAATATGATGAAGAAAATAAACATCCATGATGCCGGAGGGCAGCTCAAGGTCAAGAATGTGGCCTCGGTCATGGTCACAGCCGAGATTGAACCCTTTGCCAGGATCGGAGACCGGATGGATGTTACGGTATCTTCCCTTGGCGATGCCAAAAGCCTTAAAGGGGGAACCCTTTTAATGAGCCCCTTAAAGGGGGTTGACGGACAGGTTTACGGACTTGCCCAGGGGGCGGTCAGCCTTGCTATTCCTTCCGGTGCAGGCGACAGGGACAGCCATCTTCTGGTGGCGCGGGTGGTGGACGGGGCAACCGTGGAACGGGAGATTCCATTTAAACTCGACGGAAAACACCATCTTATTCTTTTCTTGTTCCGACCGGATTTTACCACGGCAAGACGGATGGCTGACACCATCAACATCACCGTGGGCAAGGGAAGTGCACAGCTGATCGATGCCAGTGCCCTGCGTTTAAAAATACCTGAGAAGATGAGGAAGGCCTGGGTGGCAGAGTTTATCGCCGACATTGAAACCCTGTCTGTGGTTCCGGATGCGCCGGCCCGTGTGGTGATCAATGAAAAGACCGGAACCGTGGTGATCGGATCTGATGTCACCATATCAAGCGTGGCCGTGGCCCATGGGGATCTTTCCGTGACCATCAACCCTCAAGGCGGGGCAGATGAAGAGCCCCAGGAAGACCGGGTGATGATGCTTGAAGAAAATTCCACCATTGGCGAGCTGGTCCGGGGGCTGAATGCCCTGGGGGTTAAACCCAGAGATCTGATCAGTATCCTTGAGGGAATAAAGGTGGCTGGCGCACTCCAGGCTGAACTTGAGATTCTATAG
- a CDS encoding rod-binding protein yields the protein MTGPVNSIQNQMLASQLAQIKPVDPEKEKELKEACEGFEAIFTQKILQSMRQTLPGDALFPKSNSIEVFESMYDQHLTDQLSHASRILIRSTEKNTLTFLFSFHSFLLRSGMKVALYPFRYKKNGPKGKLFPDGTRL from the coding sequence ATGACAGGACCTGTAAATTCAATCCAAAACCAGATGCTTGCCTCTCAACTGGCCCAGATAAAGCCGGTTGACCCTGAAAAGGAAAAGGAACTCAAAGAGGCCTGTGAAGGGTTTGAGGCGATTTTTACCCAGAAAATACTTCAATCCATGCGCCAGACCCTGCCCGGAGATGCCCTGTTTCCCAAATCCAACAGCATTGAGGTATTTGAATCCATGTACGACCAGCATCTCACCGATCAATTGTCCCATGCCTCAAGAATTCTTATTCGATCAACTGAAAAAAACACTTTAACCTTTCTTTTTTCCTTCCATTCTTTCCTTTTAAGATCTGGTATGAAAGTTGCTCTTTATCCCTTTAGATATAAAAAAAATGGGCCAAAGGGAAAATTATTCCCTGATGGAACCAGGCTTTAA
- the flgK gene encoding flagellar hook-associated protein FlgK, with the protein MSGISSTLSIAKTAISTQQHGLNITGQNIANVNNPNYSVQSADQTSRKPAAYGGFLFGTGVDMFQIQQSVDALLEARLTGEQSTQASLEEQESYMRVLEGFFDESSETSLTTVLTEFWNSWHDLSDNPQGSSERVAIYESGNKLTNRFESTVLDMDKLLTDISSDISAAVQQINTLSVKIADLNRKILSAEIYRTANDQRDQRTALIKELGDLIDISTFEQGDGALIVNAANGFTLVNGVDSYSLSMTGKDVVWQGSTGSGQVITDKITSGKIGGLLEIRDSVIPKYQAQVNELSREMIWAINYQHSQGAGLTYYNEPVVGDYQADESGWLTSFEFGDKIDFSKAFTMWLEDKTGASTEYSRIHMDMGESEARITNWQGAATGGNQSIYKLTVMDSATLGDMEVMETDGSGLASVQTNGSTSGVATSLDGAIAGQTLTVYNGPTGTSVIEIKDVGGDAKRSAASIAQALSQVDGVSAYASATSATYQLIDNGGIQDGDEVKFSLYVDGVVQAQSFIRDSVSATLQEQYENALLAGVEAMNLINEDDDLYLDGLTLNSSAGRTLGIQDFEVQDNTGIRLDNFANFDSGDTVTFVVDSSISGSGTAAASTTSVDIDLSGVDVNDAGEMAKAFSEAMAAELDTSLFSVVHDPYTNSVVLRTLDGSGIRLRNGSGDTGDDALVNVSALGGSNTTSGAADTELRFNNVVDASDTVRYDAIALAVDNMSFSGQGTGTLIAESTAGAGNKNAVITGTVSVVAKEGIVLQSTAAGAGGLFSTNTATRGSSILTFGGEGGFSGFSTAGGETISFDLDGHQILFDTTAGAGTSDLELAQLFETEIISDLAAAGVAADYTVVRTASSISVIKNIDKEEPIKVENFSDTLGASATFRVLTGTGKGTNSPENDLLDADPSKTYRNFTTSSLYDDEGVIRWERLDADGVRTGATGLIHVEDEGEVTIMEGGKETLTFDIAAGSLVAGNTLTINTDAQGRPDPLDFRITGRANSINELYQFKVVSGGKVGHLPGEGEEPLVIEWSNSVTTGTFTIEGNDPPYTPLAPVEVQVDGMNFKIYDGTLFAGDVFTVTTGSTGIPLSQTPEGNPTGETLSDWHWTLDSFSEEFNRQGTGLKASTTIDNRLEFKASDTYYTIQNTQYSGENGFSQDNVEMKVTDWSGLDFAASDLRFERSGSGVWGVLNDPTGGSLQILPPGGDDDGFAFSDDGSSDAGLAAAAGINTFFEGQDALTMEMNTALKDTNLIAAAKVNGTTGVISSGDNANALSLADAQFVEKSLKIWTFERGSEAQSSNTYATLDDYFNTLIGSLGIESRTIKTSKSFADTMVNNITEQRDAVSAVSLDEEMIQLMRYQHAYSAASKLLSVSDEMLNTLISMR; encoded by the coding sequence ATGTCAGGCATATCCTCCACTCTAAGTATTGCCAAGACCGCCATTTCAACCCAGCAGCACGGGCTGAACATTACCGGTCAGAATATTGCCAATGTCAACAATCCGAATTATTCTGTCCAGTCTGCAGATCAGACCAGCCGCAAGCCAGCGGCTTATGGGGGGTTTTTATTTGGTACGGGCGTGGATATGTTTCAGATTCAACAGAGTGTGGATGCCCTGCTTGAAGCAAGGCTGACAGGGGAACAGTCCACCCAGGCCTCATTGGAGGAGCAGGAATCTTATATGCGGGTGCTGGAAGGTTTTTTTGACGAATCCAGCGAGACCAGCCTGACCACCGTGCTGACCGAGTTCTGGAATTCCTGGCACGATCTGTCCGACAATCCCCAAGGCTCTTCTGAACGGGTTGCCATTTACGAGAGCGGGAACAAGCTGACCAACCGGTTTGAAAGCACTGTCCTGGATATGGACAAATTACTGACAGACATATCTTCGGATATCTCTGCTGCTGTTCAGCAGATCAATACCCTGTCCGTAAAAATTGCAGATTTGAACAGGAAAATTTTATCTGCTGAGATTTATAGGACAGCCAATGACCAGCGGGATCAGAGGACCGCATTGATCAAGGAACTGGGCGATCTTATTGATATTTCCACCTTTGAACAGGGAGATGGTGCCCTGATCGTTAATGCGGCCAACGGTTTTACCCTGGTCAACGGGGTGGATTCCTACAGCCTGAGCATGACGGGCAAGGATGTGGTCTGGCAGGGATCAACCGGTTCCGGCCAGGTGATTACAGATAAGATCACCTCGGGCAAGATCGGAGGGCTTCTGGAAATACGGGATTCGGTGATTCCCAAGTACCAGGCCCAGGTCAATGAATTGTCCCGAGAGATGATCTGGGCCATTAATTACCAGCATTCCCAGGGGGCCGGGCTGACCTATTACAACGAACCTGTGGTGGGGGATTATCAGGCAGATGAGAGCGGGTGGCTGACCAGTTTTGAATTCGGGGACAAAATTGATTTTTCAAAGGCCTTTACCATGTGGCTGGAAGATAAAACCGGGGCGTCCACCGAATACTCCAGAATCCATATGGACATGGGGGAGTCAGAGGCCAGGATTACCAACTGGCAGGGGGCGGCCACAGGGGGAAACCAGTCCATCTACAAGCTCACCGTCATGGACTCTGCCACCCTCGGGGATATGGAGGTCATGGAAACGGATGGTTCAGGCCTTGCCTCGGTCCAGACCAACGGGTCCACCTCAGGTGTTGCCACCTCCCTTGACGGGGCCATTGCCGGCCAGACCCTGACCGTTTACAACGGGCCCACAGGTACCAGCGTGATCGAGATCAAGGATGTGGGCGGAGACGCAAAACGGTCTGCCGCATCCATTGCCCAGGCCCTAAGCCAGGTGGACGGGGTCAGTGCCTATGCATCAGCCACCTCAGCCACCTATCAGCTCATTGATAACGGGGGGATCCAGGACGGGGACGAGGTGAAATTTTCTCTTTATGTTGACGGCGTTGTTCAGGCCCAGAGTTTTATCCGGGATTCCGTTTCAGCCACCCTCCAGGAGCAGTATGAAAATGCCTTGCTGGCAGGTGTTGAGGCTATGAATCTTATCAACGAGGATGATGACCTTTATCTTGACGGCCTGACCCTGAACTCCAGCGCGGGCAGAACCTTGGGAATCCAGGATTTTGAAGTCCAGGACAATACCGGGATCCGCCTGGACAATTTTGCTAATTTTGATTCCGGAGACACGGTGACCTTTGTGGTGGATTCAAGTATTTCAGGTTCAGGCACGGCCGCCGCCAGTACAACCTCCGTGGATATTGATTTAAGCGGGGTGGATGTAAATGATGCCGGTGAGATGGCCAAGGCATTCAGCGAGGCCATGGCAGCCGAACTGGACACCAGTCTCTTTTCGGTGGTGCATGATCCATATACCAATTCAGTGGTGCTCAGGACCCTGGACGGATCAGGCATCCGGCTTCGCAACGGATCAGGAGATACCGGAGACGACGCCCTGGTCAATGTGAGTGCATTGGGCGGGAGCAATACCACTTCAGGGGCGGCCGATACCGAACTTCGGTTTAACAATGTTGTGGATGCCTCGGACACGGTCCGTTATGACGCCATTGCCCTTGCCGTGGACAATATGAGCTTTTCAGGCCAGGGCACGGGTACCCTTATTGCCGAAAGCACGGCAGGTGCGGGAAATAAAAATGCCGTTATCACAGGCACTGTGAGTGTGGTTGCCAAAGAGGGTATTGTGCTTCAGTCTACTGCCGCCGGTGCCGGCGGGCTTTTCAGTACCAACACCGCCACCCGGGGCAGTTCTATCCTTACCTTTGGAGGGGAGGGCGGATTTTCAGGGTTTTCCACGGCCGGCGGGGAGACCATCTCTTTTGACCTTGACGGGCATCAAATCCTTTTTGACACCACGGCAGGGGCAGGCACCTCAGATCTTGAACTGGCCCAGCTCTTTGAGACTGAAATTATTTCAGATCTTGCCGCCGCCGGTGTGGCAGCCGATTATACCGTGGTCAGGACGGCCAGTTCCATCTCGGTTATTAAGAATATAGACAAGGAAGAACCCATTAAGGTTGAAAATTTTTCAGACACCTTGGGCGCTTCTGCCACATTCAGGGTGCTCACGGGCACAGGAAAAGGAACCAATTCCCCTGAAAATGATCTTCTGGATGCAGATCCGTCCAAAACCTATAGAAATTTTACCACCTCCAGCCTCTACGATGATGAGGGGGTGATCCGGTGGGAACGCCTGGATGCCGACGGCGTCAGGACCGGGGCCACGGGTCTGATCCATGTGGAAGATGAGGGAGAGGTCACCATCATGGAGGGGGGAAAGGAGACCCTGACCTTTGATATCGCTGCGGGCAGTCTTGTGGCGGGAAATACTTTGACCATCAATACAGATGCCCAGGGCCGGCCTGACCCTTTGGATTTTAGAATCACGGGCCGGGCCAATTCCATTAATGAACTTTACCAGTTCAAGGTGGTCTCGGGCGGCAAGGTGGGTCACCTTCCTGGAGAAGGCGAAGAGCCTTTGGTCATTGAGTGGTCCAACTCCGTGACCACAGGGACCTTTACCATTGAAGGAAATGATCCCCCATATACCCCTCTGGCCCCGGTAGAGGTCCAGGTGGACGGGATGAATTTTAAAATTTACGACGGCACCTTGTTTGCCGGTGATGTCTTTACCGTGACCACCGGGAGTACAGGGATTCCTTTGTCCCAGACCCCGGAAGGCAATCCCACAGGCGAGACCCTTTCAGACTGGCATTGGACCCTGGATTCGTTTTCCGAAGAGTTTAACCGCCAGGGCACGGGCCTTAAAGCCTCGACAACCATTGACAACCGTTTGGAGTTCAAGGCCTCAGATACCTATTACACCATTCAAAATACCCAGTATTCAGGGGAAAACGGGTTTTCCCAGGACAATGTGGAAATGAAGGTCACCGATTGGAGCGGTCTTGATTTTGCCGCCAGTGATCTGAGGTTTGAACGGTCAGGCTCGGGTGTCTGGGGCGTTTTGAACGATCCAACCGGGGGCAGTCTTCAGATTTTACCCCCGGGCGGGGATGATGACGGGTTTGCATTTTCAGATGACGGATCATCTGATGCAGGCCTTGCTGCTGCTGCCGGGATCAACACCTTTTTTGAGGGCCAAGATGCCCTGACCATGGAAATGAATACCGCACTCAAGGACACCAATCTCATTGCGGCTGCAAAGGTGAATGGAACCACCGGGGTGATTTCCAGCGGGGATAATGCCAATGCGCTCTCCCTTGCAGATGCCCAGTTTGTGGAAAAAAGCCTGAAAATATGGACCTTTGAACGGGGCAGCGAGGCCCAGTCAAGCAATACCTATGCGACCCTGGATGATTATTTTAATACCCTGATCGGTTCTCTGGGGATTGAGTCCCGAACCATTAAAACTTCAAAATCCTTTGCAGACACCATGGTCAATAATATTACAGAACAGCGGGATGCGGTTTCTGCCGTGTCTTTGGATGAAGAGATGATCCAGCTCATGAGATACCAGCATGCCTATTCTGCGGCGTCAAAACTGCTGTCCGTATCTGATGAGATGCTCAATACCCTGATTTCCATGAGGTAA
- the csrA gene encoding carbon storage regulator CsrA, whose protein sequence is MLVLTRKENEKIKIGDEVVVSVLSVEGNNVKIGIDAPREITILRMEVFEQIQKENIESAEKDLGDITQAAALIKKKFFKE, encoded by the coding sequence ATGCTTGTTTTAACCCGGAAAGAAAATGAAAAGATCAAGATCGGGGACGAGGTTGTCGTAAGTGTCCTCAGTGTTGAGGGCAATAATGTGAAAATCGGTATTGACGCACCCAGGGAGATCACCATATTGAGAATGGAAGTCTTTGAACAGATCCAAAAAGAAAATATTGAATCTGCTGAGAAAGACCTGGGCGACATTACACAGGCTGCAGCATTGATCAAGAAAAAATTTTTCAAGGAGTAA
- the fliW gene encoding flagellar assembly protein FliW: MKIGTRKFGEVQIDETKILSMPEGLPGFSGFERFVLLEDPKTAPFCWFQSIDEPNLALVVMDPTIFKPDYNVGIDKIIKDLGWTDINRDEVVVYVVVNILGKQEKQKITANLLGPLVINSKNNQAVQVVISDSTYSCQYNILEPEMSE; encoded by the coding sequence TTGAAAATAGGTACCAGAAAATTTGGTGAGGTTCAGATTGATGAGACAAAAATCCTGTCCATGCCCGAAGGGCTGCCCGGGTTTTCAGGATTTGAACGCTTTGTACTGCTTGAAGATCCTAAAACTGCCCCGTTCTGCTGGTTTCAGTCCATAGACGAACCCAACCTTGCTTTAGTGGTCATGGATCCCACTATTTTTAAGCCGGACTACAATGTGGGGATAGACAAGATCATCAAGGATCTTGGATGGACGGATATAAACAGGGATGAGGTGGTTGTTTACGTGGTGGTGAACATCCTTGGAAAACAAGAAAAGCAAAAGATTACAGCCAACCTTTTAGGCCCTCTGGTGATCAATTCAAAAAACAATCAGGCTGTACAGGTGGTTATTTCAGATTCCACTTATTCTTGTCAGTACAATATCCTGGAACCGGAAATGTCTGAATAA
- a CDS encoding IS256 family transposase, whose amino-acid sequence MTEENTEFDFQKALKGIQEGKPFTGKGGVLTSLIKNLAEAALEGELESHLGQEVSANRRNGKSKKTIKSLDGKFELETPRDRAGTFSPQIVKKHQTTLSDEIERKIIALYGLGMSYNDMASHLQEIYGLEISNATLSTITDKIIHTVKEWQARPLENVYPIVWLDAIHYKVRENGKVGSKAVYTILGVNIEGRKEVLGLYISENEGANFWLQVLTDLSNRGVKDILIACVDGLKGFPEAIETIFPDTEVQLCVVHQIRNSLKYVGSKNKKEFMADLKRVYKAVNKDLAEEELDILENKWNDKYPIVIKSWRNNWERLSHFFKYPEEIRRINTIEAVHRQFRKLTKTKGSFPNQDSLLKLLYMGIQNASKKWTMPIQNWSLTISQLAIFFEGRLDKELGI is encoded by the coding sequence ATGACCGAAGAAAACACCGAATTTGATTTTCAAAAAGCCCTTAAAGGCATCCAGGAAGGTAAACCCTTCACAGGTAAGGGCGGCGTCCTTACATCATTAATCAAAAATCTTGCTGAAGCTGCTCTTGAAGGAGAGTTGGAGTCCCATCTCGGGCAGGAAGTTTCTGCCAACCGCCGTAATGGAAAAAGCAAAAAGACCATTAAATCCCTGGATGGTAAATTTGAGCTGGAAACCCCGCGTGACAGGGCCGGAACCTTCTCTCCACAGATCGTCAAAAAACATCAGACAACGCTCAGCGATGAAATTGAAAGAAAGATAATAGCCCTTTACGGCCTGGGCATGAGTTATAATGATATGGCTTCCCATTTACAGGAAATCTATGGACTTGAGATTTCAAATGCCACTCTGAGCACCATTACCGATAAAATCATCCATACCGTCAAAGAATGGCAGGCCAGGCCGTTGGAAAATGTGTACCCAATCGTATGGCTTGATGCCATACATTATAAAGTACGAGAAAACGGAAAGGTCGGCAGCAAAGCCGTTTACACAATTCTTGGGGTGAATATCGAGGGCCGCAAAGAGGTTCTTGGGCTGTACATATCCGAGAATGAGGGTGCGAACTTCTGGCTGCAGGTGTTAACAGACCTTTCAAACCGAGGGGTAAAAGATATCCTGATTGCCTGTGTTGATGGTCTAAAAGGTTTTCCCGAGGCCATTGAGACCATATTCCCGGACACAGAAGTTCAACTCTGCGTAGTCCACCAGATCCGAAATTCATTGAAATACGTTGGTTCCAAAAATAAAAAGGAATTTATGGCAGATCTAAAACGTGTTTATAAAGCGGTCAATAAGGATCTGGCCGAAGAAGAACTGGATATCTTGGAAAATAAATGGAATGACAAATACCCGATTGTGATAAAATCCTGGCGGAACAACTGGGAACGCCTCAGTCATTTCTTTAAATATCCAGAAGAGATTCGACGGATAAATACCATTGAGGCTGTGCATCGACAGTTTCGAAAACTGACCAAAACAAAGGGATCATTCCCGAACCAGGACAGCCTGTTAAAGCTGCTTTACATGGGGATCCAGAACGCCAGTAAAAAATGGACAATGCCGATTCAAAATTGGTCACTGACAATTTCCCAGTTGGCAATTTTCTTTGAAGGCCGGCTGGATAAAGAGCTGGGAATTTGA
- a CDS encoding flagellar protein FlaG produces the protein MNITTSINPINGSGGTAAPPEATKIDVSVAASQVEQKSQEDKEQSLSVQEVKELAEGLNELMDGLQTSIGFSIHEKLSNQVVVEIKDRQTDQLIKQIPSEELLAIKEKMEEFTGMLFDQKA, from the coding sequence ATGAATATCACGACCAGCATCAATCCGATCAATGGTTCAGGAGGAACGGCTGCCCCGCCAGAGGCAACAAAAATTGATGTGTCTGTAGCAGCATCCCAGGTAGAACAAAAATCTCAGGAAGACAAAGAACAATCCCTGTCTGTTCAGGAAGTCAAGGAACTGGCCGAAGGGTTAAACGAACTTATGGACGGGCTGCAGACCAGTATCGGATTTTCCATCCACGAAAAACTTTCCAACCAGGTTGTTGTGGAAATCAAGGATCGTCAAACAGATCAATTGATCAAGCAGATTCCATCCGAAGAGTTATTGGCCATTAAAGAAAAAATGGAAGAGTTCACCGGGATGCTATTCGATCAGAAGGCGTAA